One Flavobacterium sp. 90 DNA segment encodes these proteins:
- a CDS encoding lanthionine synthetase LanC family protein, producing the protein MWNKIIKNDDLVSKVEKKLKEISKSFDTYDESDCSLFLGQSGLVLFMAYHSKHKERLNESEAYVQELFDYFQEPDNLNFSFGIAGILHTLYHLEKEDFFDFEDNISDFDYSIFHEFISNDTSLDFLHGNTGVVFSLLEQNIGSKYDYLFDAWLASIDRIKENDPNFLKWKVDFTLAKDEHPTEGYSFGLAHGVPSIILVLLKLFDRKKDFKLLQYLNKSIDFLLSVRFDASSEFYFPSQLVNNDKTDSNLAWCYGDLGVAMAIFQYAKYFDKRDLVAFALEIFTKHSSKRDVLTYTVVDASICHGSAGIAHIYARIYNYTNIELYRETAEYWYGITLEKAEHPDGIAGYKQFHGKDEPLVNEFGLFEGVSGIGLSLISAISNIEPKWDRTLLLS; encoded by the coding sequence ATGTGGAATAAAATTATAAAAAACGACGATTTAGTAAGTAAAGTAGAGAAAAAACTAAAGGAAATTTCAAAATCCTTCGACACTTACGACGAATCAGATTGTTCTTTGTTTTTAGGACAATCAGGATTGGTATTATTCATGGCTTATCATTCTAAGCACAAAGAACGCTTAAATGAAAGTGAAGCTTATGTTCAGGAGTTATTTGATTATTTTCAGGAGCCGGATAATTTGAATTTTTCTTTTGGAATCGCCGGAATTTTGCATACGCTTTATCATTTAGAGAAAGAAGATTTTTTTGATTTTGAGGATAACATCAGCGATTTTGACTACTCAATTTTTCATGAATTTATTTCTAATGATACCTCTTTAGATTTTTTGCACGGTAATACAGGAGTTGTATTTAGTCTTTTAGAACAAAATATTGGGTCTAAATATGATTATTTATTTGACGCCTGGCTAGCTTCGATTGATAGAATAAAAGAGAATGATCCAAATTTTTTAAAATGGAAAGTTGATTTTACATTGGCAAAAGATGAACATCCTACAGAAGGATATTCTTTTGGACTTGCGCATGGAGTGCCGTCTATAATTCTTGTTCTGCTAAAATTATTTGATAGAAAGAAAGATTTTAAATTACTACAATATTTAAATAAAAGTATTGACTTTTTGCTAAGCGTTAGATTTGATGCTTCATCAGAATTTTATTTTCCAAGTCAATTAGTAAATAATGACAAAACCGACAGTAATCTGGCTTGGTGTTATGGAGATTTAGGAGTTGCGATGGCAATTTTTCAATATGCTAAATACTTTGACAAAAGAGATTTAGTAGCATTTGCATTAGAAATATTTACAAAGCATTCCTCAAAAAGAGATGTTCTTACTTATACGGTTGTTGACGCAAGCATTTGCCACGGAAGCGCCGGTATTGCACATATTTATGCCAGAATCTATAATTATACTAATATCGAATTATACAGAGAAACTGCCGAATATTGGTACGGAATCACTTTAGAAAAAGCAGAACATCCTGATGGAATTGCCGGATATAAGCAATTTCACGGTAAAGATGAGCCATTAGTAAATGAATTTGGTTTGTTTGAAGGAGTTTCCGGTATCGGACTTTCTTTGATTAGTGCAATCAGTAATATTGAACCAAAATGGGACAGGACATTATTATTATCATAA
- a CDS encoding class I lanthipeptide, translating into MKKVKFVGKLTLNKVTVAKLNNEQMTKVVGGGQTEKPSTTKSTNNTCGLLCTY; encoded by the coding sequence ATGAAAAAAGTAAAATTCGTAGGTAAATTAACTCTAAACAAAGTTACCGTTGCAAAATTAAATAATGAACAAATGACTAAAGTTGTTGGTGGTGGACAAACTGAAAAACCATCTACAACAAAGTCAACTAACAATACTTGCGGATTATTGTGTACTTACTAA
- a CDS encoding response regulator, giving the protein MNVLIVDDHPMTVEGYINALSMAPFALNSPIFSKAHNCEEAYNCLMKTSLTKVSFDIAIIDKGLPGYEEKSILSGSDLAGFIKEIMPNCKIIMITAHTEVLVVYELYKNVRLDGLIIKNDITPDKLQQAVAEVLQGNSYKSITVQNCINDIWKKELMVEDYNRQILFYLSKGFKVKELEGVIFLTTSAIQKRIIRMKRAFDVTDDSGLVKEAIKQGFI; this is encoded by the coding sequence ATGAATGTACTCATAGTAGATGATCATCCAATGACCGTAGAAGGTTATATAAATGCACTCTCAATGGCGCCTTTTGCATTAAATTCTCCTATTTTTTCAAAAGCCCATAATTGCGAGGAAGCTTACAATTGTCTTATGAAAACTTCCTTAACCAAAGTATCATTTGACATTGCTATAATTGATAAAGGTTTGCCGGGATATGAAGAAAAATCTATTCTGTCAGGAAGTGATTTGGCTGGTTTTATTAAAGAAATCATGCCCAATTGCAAAATTATTATGATCACCGCACATACCGAAGTTCTCGTTGTTTATGAACTGTACAAAAATGTGCGATTAGATGGACTTATCATAAAAAATGATATTACTCCGGATAAATTGCAACAAGCTGTAGCAGAGGTTTTACAAGGCAATTCATATAAAAGTATTACAGTTCAAAACTGCATTAACGACATCTGGAAAAAAGAATTAATGGTTGAAGATTATAACCGTCAGATTCTATTCTATTTATCCAAAGGTTTTAAAGTAAAAGAACTGGAAGGAGTTATCTTTTTGACTACAAGTGCAATCCAAAAACGCATTATCAGAATGAAAAGAGCTTTTGACGTGACTGACGATTCCGGTTTGGTCAAAGAAGCTATAAAACAAGGGTTTATTTAA
- a CDS encoding LytTR family DNA-binding domain-containing protein, producing the protein MRFSFLLIDDNATDVKGTLELFDNFPNYFCAGVVKDSQSAINQIIKIKPQLVFFRISAKSNDANAFFKTVTELFQYLDYIPYFIALASTPDYALSAIQSGFSDYMTEPLHLHELGKMLFKFEKRNPPNVVSTICIKSYSDYQFVDLQNITYLKADNNTTDIQMDNGKTVNAYKTLKHFEGTLPFYFLRIHKSYIVNINHVSRIHLSKSKCYLNYNEILPFSLTYKDNVDAIIRKINI; encoded by the coding sequence ATGCGATTTTCTTTTCTTCTTATCGACGACAATGCCACTGATGTCAAGGGAACTCTGGAACTCTTTGACAATTTCCCTAATTATTTTTGCGCTGGTGTTGTCAAAGATAGTCAATCAGCGATAAACCAAATTATAAAAATAAAACCACAATTGGTATTTTTTCGCATTTCTGCTAAATCTAATGATGCCAACGCATTCTTTAAAACTGTAACAGAGTTATTTCAGTATCTGGATTACATTCCGTATTTCATTGCATTGGCTTCAACGCCAGATTATGCGCTTAGTGCCATACAATCAGGATTTTCAGATTATATGACTGAACCTTTACATTTGCACGAATTGGGGAAAATGTTATTTAAATTCGAAAAAAGAAATCCTCCAAATGTTGTATCAACAATTTGTATTAAATCTTATAGCGATTATCAATTTGTTGATTTGCAAAACATTACCTATTTAAAAGCAGACAATAATACTACTGATATTCAAATGGATAACGGCAAAACGGTTAATGCCTATAAAACGCTGAAACATTTTGAAGGCACTTTGCCATTTTACTTTCTTAGAATTCATAAAAGCTACATCGTAAACATCAATCATGTATCGAGAATACATTTGAGCAAATCAAAGTGTTATCTTAATTACAATGAAATATTGCCATTTTCATTGACGTACAAAGACAATGTTGATGCAATAATCAGGAAAATCAATATTTAA
- a CDS encoding sensor histidine kinase — protein sequence MKANFKIVLLIIFFQITACQDAHKTDELKKNVTIALKNLDSSSAENDEKDKIIDTLYNQLLEHKNDSINRNLYFKIASKYYSIDKYSKFLTVVKSVHNLSVEAKDDAHIAKSLYFFGDYYDEESQLDSAFNYYSQSEKVYSQIKDTLNIGRTKLYKAGILFDAGIFSESEAQAVEALRLLIKTNNTRLIYECYVILAISLKELNNSTESLKYFDLALKQLEKQEKEGYPKSKIEKSRVSCFNNIGRVYEKLKNYPEAIRLYKKGLKIKDIKNKHPKSYAMLLDNLAYSKMKIGDFKGVDKLLFESLKIRDSLEVSIGIASSKINIGEYYLYKKDKNKGLAYLKEGLKLSKEIKSNLHTIESLKLLMANDLENKNFYTSQYLKINDSLQKVERITKDKFARIEYETDQVEEKNEILSRRNTIIIISSGIIILFLGIFLIIYRLRVKNKELSFIKEQQEANERIYQLLLKQQSETECVRNEERNRIAMELHDGIVNSVFTTRFNLIQLDSTQDDKKEQLVKELEKTENEIRRVSHNLTQNQLFEDNSFTDVIKNLVESQQNQFNTKFDFSVDKVIDWTPVSSTNKIHIYRIIQEALQNSNKYSKAERCYIMLLKTGDKITIRIWDNGIGFNSEKIKEGIGLRNIKERTKSLNGEMKIISETGKGTTIEVIF from the coding sequence TTGAAAGCAAACTTTAAAATAGTACTGCTAATTATTTTTTTTCAAATTACAGCGTGCCAGGATGCACACAAAACTGACGAATTAAAAAAAAATGTCACCATCGCTTTAAAAAATCTTGATTCTTCATCAGCGGAAAATGACGAAAAAGATAAAATAATTGACACACTCTACAATCAATTATTAGAACATAAAAACGATTCGATCAATAGAAATCTTTATTTCAAAATTGCAAGCAAATATTATAGCATCGATAAATACAGCAAATTTCTGACTGTAGTTAAAAGTGTCCATAATTTATCTGTCGAAGCAAAAGATGATGCTCATATTGCTAAATCATTATATTTCTTTGGGGATTATTATGATGAAGAATCACAATTGGACAGCGCTTTTAATTACTATTCTCAATCAGAAAAAGTATATTCTCAAATAAAAGATACGCTAAACATTGGCAGAACAAAATTATACAAAGCCGGAATTTTGTTTGATGCCGGAATCTTTTCCGAAAGTGAAGCACAAGCTGTAGAAGCTTTGAGATTACTTATAAAAACGAATAATACACGACTAATTTATGAATGTTATGTAATATTGGCCATTTCGCTAAAAGAACTTAATAACAGTACAGAATCTCTAAAGTATTTTGACCTGGCTCTAAAACAATTAGAAAAACAGGAAAAAGAAGGTTATCCTAAAAGCAAAATCGAAAAATCGAGAGTATCTTGTTTTAACAATATCGGAAGAGTTTATGAAAAACTAAAAAATTATCCCGAAGCAATACGTTTATACAAAAAAGGTCTAAAAATAAAGGACATAAAAAACAAACATCCAAAATCATACGCGATGTTATTGGATAATCTTGCTTACTCAAAAATGAAAATTGGCGATTTTAAAGGTGTTGATAAGCTTCTGTTTGAGTCCTTAAAAATAAGAGATAGTCTCGAGGTGTCAATTGGTATTGCATCGAGTAAAATTAATATTGGTGAATATTATCTTTATAAAAAGGATAAAAACAAAGGATTAGCTTATCTGAAAGAAGGTCTTAAACTGTCTAAAGAAATTAAAAGTAATCTGCATACCATTGAATCATTGAAGTTGTTAATGGCGAATGATTTAGAAAACAAAAACTTTTATACTTCTCAATATTTAAAAATTAATGACAGTCTGCAAAAAGTCGAAAGAATTACAAAAGACAAATTTGCAAGAATAGAATATGAAACGGATCAGGTCGAAGAAAAAAATGAGATTTTATCTCGTAGAAATACCATTATTATAATTAGTTCCGGAATTATAATTCTCTTTTTAGGAATCTTTCTGATTATATATCGTTTACGAGTAAAAAACAAAGAGCTTTCTTTTATAAAAGAACAACAAGAAGCAAATGAAAGAATTTATCAGCTTTTGCTAAAGCAGCAATCAGAAACAGAATGTGTGCGTAACGAAGAGAGAAATCGTATTGCGATGGAACTTCACGACGGAATTGTAAACAGTGTTTTTACAACGCGTTTTAATTTAATTCAGCTGGATTCTACTCAAGATGATAAAAAAGAACAACTTGTAAAAGAGCTTGAAAAAACAGAAAATGAAATCAGAAGAGTTTCTCATAACTTAACGCAAAACCAACTTTTTGAAGATAATAGTTTTACTGATGTAATAAAAAATCTGGTAGAATCGCAACAAAATCAGTTCAATACAAAGTTTGATTTCTCGGTTGATAAAGTTATAGACTGGACTCCGGTTTCAAGTACGAATAAAATACATATTTATCGCATCATTCAGGAAGCCTTGCAAAACAGTAACAAATACTCTAAAGCCGAAAGATGTTATATAATGCTTTTAAAAACCGGAGATAAAATTACCATTCGCATTTGGGATAACGGAATTGGATTTAATTCCGAAAAAATAAAAGAAGGTATTGGACTGCGAAACATAAAAGAAAGAACGAAATCACTAAACGGAGAAATGAAAATAATATCCGAAACAGGAAAAGGAACGACTATCGAAGTGATTTTTTAA
- the gndA gene encoding NADP-dependent phosphogluconate dehydrogenase — protein MNKFDFGIVGLGVMGRNLLLNIASHNFAAAGLDLDTEKVNSLQQEADSDHIIEATTDVKHFVSLIQQPRAIMLLVPAGKPVDSAIASLLPHLDKGDIIIDGGNTFYTDTDRRFLELSDKGIHFFGMGISGGEKGARFGPAMMPGGDQKAYERLRPIFEAIAAKVDGEPCVEYLGNGSAGNYVKMVHNGIEYGIMQLISEIYDLMKRGYNLDEETIQKTFEEWNQTHELKSYLIEITGSILKEKDEDGSPLINKISDWAKSKGTGKWTSQNAMDLQVPIPTIDAAVFMRDMSKTKPERIEAAKKLTWEATKTDVNTSEAIAALKSALYFSIVVTYAQGLAQLHTASKEYNYGLNLETVAKIWRGGCIIRAAILEDFRKAYVSKSDLPNLLLDSGIASELTNNQAGMRAVIQFAVQKGLPVAGLMNSLAYFDAYRSENLPTNLIQAQRDYFGAHTYERTDVPGVFHTKWSE, from the coding sequence ATGAACAAATTTGATTTTGGAATTGTAGGACTCGGTGTAATGGGGCGTAATTTACTTTTGAATATTGCGAGTCATAACTTTGCTGCAGCAGGTTTAGATTTAGATACTGAGAAAGTTAATTCACTTCAACAGGAAGCTGATTCTGATCATATAATTGAAGCTACTACAGATGTTAAACATTTTGTATCGCTTATTCAACAACCAAGAGCTATTATGTTGCTGGTTCCTGCGGGAAAACCTGTCGACAGCGCAATAGCAAGTTTATTGCCTCACTTGGACAAAGGAGACATTATAATTGATGGTGGAAATACTTTTTATACGGATACTGACAGAAGATTTTTAGAATTATCTGATAAAGGAATTCACTTCTTTGGAATGGGAATTTCAGGTGGTGAAAAAGGCGCGAGATTTGGTCCTGCAATGATGCCGGGTGGAGATCAGAAAGCATACGAAAGACTTCGCCCAATTTTTGAAGCTATTGCAGCAAAAGTAGATGGAGAACCTTGTGTAGAATATCTAGGAAACGGTTCTGCCGGAAACTATGTAAAAATGGTTCATAACGGAATCGAATACGGAATTATGCAGTTGATTTCTGAGATTTATGACTTGATGAAAAGAGGTTATAATCTTGATGAAGAGACGATTCAGAAAACTTTTGAAGAATGGAACCAAACTCACGAGCTTAAATCTTATTTGATCGAAATTACCGGAAGTATCTTAAAAGAAAAAGACGAAGACGGAAGTCCGTTAATCAATAAAATTTCGGATTGGGCAAAATCTAAAGGTACAGGAAAATGGACTTCTCAAAACGCAATGGATTTGCAAGTTCCAATTCCAACAATCGATGCAGCAGTTTTTATGCGCGATATGTCTAAAACTAAACCGGAAAGAATTGAAGCTGCCAAAAAATTAACTTGGGAAGCTACTAAAACTGATGTTAATACAAGTGAAGCAATTGCGGCATTAAAATCGGCTTTATATTTTTCTATCGTTGTGACTTATGCGCAAGGATTAGCTCAGCTTCACACAGCTTCTAAAGAATATAATTACGGATTAAATCTGGAAACTGTTGCCAAAATATGGCGTGGCGGCTGTATTATTCGTGCTGCTATTTTAGAAGATTTCAGAAAAGCATATGTTTCGAAATCTGATTTACCAAACTTACTTTTAGATTCTGGAATCGCTTCAGAATTAACAAATAACCAGGCAGGAATGAGAGCAGTTATTCAATTTGCTGTTCAAAAAGGATTGCCTGTAGCCGGACTTATGAATTCATTGGCTTATTTTGATGCTTACAGATCAGAAAATCTTCCAACAAATTTAATTCAGGCACAACGAGATTATTTTGGAGCACATACTTACGAACGTACAGATGTTCCGGGTGTGTTTCACACAAAATGGTCTGAATAA
- the zwf gene encoding glucose-6-phosphate dehydrogenase yields MGKFKNINPTIIVIFGGTGDLAKRKLFPAFQNLYLDGRMSDKFEIIALGRAEKSNEDFRSYVLENLETFSRKKGLSDPETQKFLSHISYHSLDIDKEESYQSLNDKINSIDEAFGERANRLFYLSITPSFITTISSNIKKIGLAANPKQDRIIIEKPFGYDKTSAIELNAMLSQTFQEEQIYRIDHYLGKETVQNILAFRFGNSMFEPLWSRNFIDFVQITVAEEVGVEERGGFYEGVGALKDMIQNHLLQILCMTAMEAPASLEADDIRNRKADVLKSIRRIKPDEVDHYIVRGQYDSGLIKGKPVVGYREDKGIAPDSNTETYVAMKIYLDNWRWQGIPFYLRTGKRMQEKQSSIIIQFKPVPHSAFSYGKEGMTPNRLIINIQPAMDIKLQFMTKKPGLSLSLRPAEMIFDYFSCSTMSPEAYETLIADALAGDPTLFMRWDQVEQAWDAIDTIQQVWKTTAPTNFPNYKAGSWGPEEADELLARQGHKWIPNIQTKEEILDDKDLQ; encoded by the coding sequence ATGGGTAAGTTCAAAAATATAAATCCAACAATCATTGTGATTTTTGGAGGAACCGGAGATTTAGCAAAAAGAAAACTCTTTCCTGCATTTCAAAATCTTTATCTTGACGGACGTATGTCTGATAAGTTTGAGATTATCGCACTGGGAAGAGCCGAAAAAAGCAATGAAGATTTCCGTAGTTATGTCTTAGAAAATCTGGAAACCTTTTCGAGAAAAAAAGGACTTTCGGATCCTGAAACTCAAAAATTTCTTTCACATATAAGTTATCACAGTCTTGATATTGACAAAGAAGAATCTTATCAAAGTTTAAACGATAAGATAAACAGTATCGATGAAGCTTTTGGAGAACGTGCCAATCGTCTTTTTTACCTTTCGATTACGCCTTCTTTTATTACTACAATTTCAAGTAATATTAAGAAAATTGGTCTTGCAGCTAATCCAAAGCAAGATCGAATTATTATCGAAAAACCTTTTGGTTACGATAAAACTTCTGCAATTGAATTGAATGCCATGCTTTCGCAGACTTTTCAGGAAGAACAAATTTATAGAATTGATCATTACTTAGGTAAAGAAACAGTACAAAACATCTTGGCTTTCCGTTTTGGAAACTCAATGTTTGAACCTTTGTGGAGCCGTAATTTTATTGATTTTGTTCAAATTACAGTTGCCGAAGAAGTTGGCGTTGAAGAACGCGGAGGATTCTATGAAGGCGTTGGTGCATTAAAAGATATGATTCAAAACCATTTGCTTCAAATTTTATGTATGACGGCTATGGAAGCTCCGGCTTCACTTGAAGCAGATGATATTAGAAACCGTAAAGCCGATGTTTTAAAATCGATTCGCCGCATTAAACCTGATGAAGTAGATCACTATATTGTTCGCGGTCAATACGATTCAGGACTTATAAAAGGAAAACCTGTTGTAGGATATCGTGAAGATAAAGGAATTGCTCCTGATTCTAATACCGAAACCTATGTTGCGATGAAAATCTATCTGGATAACTGGAGATGGCAGGGAATTCCGTTTTATTTGCGTACCGGAAAAAGAATGCAGGAAAAACAATCTTCGATCATTATACAGTTTAAACCTGTTCCGCATTCGGCATTTTCTTATGGAAAAGAAGGAATGACACCAAACAGATTGATTATCAATATTCAGCCTGCAATGGATATCAAGTTGCAGTTTATGACCAAAAAGCCAGGATTATCACTTTCATTAAGACCGGCAGAAATGATTTTTGATTATTTCTCTTGTTCTACAATGTCACCGGAAGCTTATGAAACGCTTATCGCCGATGCTTTGGCAGGAGATCCTACTCTATTTATGCGTTGGGATCAGGTAGAACAAGCCTGGGATGCAATTGATACGATTCAACAAGTTTGGAAAACTACGGCACCAACCAATTTCCCTAATTACAAAGCAGGAAGCTGGGGACCTGAAGAAGCCGATGAACTATTGGCGCGTCAGGGTCATAAATGGATTCCAAACATACAAACAAAAGAAGAAATTTTAGATGATAAAGATTTACAATAA
- the pgl gene encoding 6-phosphogluconolactonase: MIKIYNNTEEINTTAADIFVTAAQKAIAEKDKFTVVLTGGSSPAGIYKLLASDAYKTKIDWSKVFVFWGDERWVPLNDDLSNAKMSYASLLSHVPVPAENIFEMYKDGVTPEDYAVTYEQSIRKVLGDEGKFDLILLGMGDDGHTASLFPGQEVLQEQTKWVDAYYLEPQKMHRITLTAPLINKAEKIVVVAFGEKKAHALKEVTTGNYNPETYPMQLIKPVSGELIFLVDKSAAGTN, from the coding sequence ATGATAAAGATTTACAATAATACAGAAGAAATTAATACTACAGCTGCCGATATTTTCGTAACAGCTGCACAAAAAGCAATTGCCGAGAAAGACAAATTTACAGTTGTACTTACGGGAGGTTCTTCTCCTGCAGGAATTTACAAATTATTAGCTTCTGATGCTTACAAAACTAAAATAGACTGGAGCAAAGTTTTTGTATTCTGGGGAGACGAGCGTTGGGTGCCTTTAAATGATGATTTAAGCAATGCAAAAATGTCTTATGCGTCATTATTAAGCCACGTTCCTGTTCCGGCAGAAAATATTTTTGAAATGTACAAAGATGGTGTTACACCAGAAGATTATGCAGTTACTTACGAACAATCTATTAGAAAAGTTCTTGGCGATGAAGGCAAATTTGATCTTATCTTATTAGGAATGGGAGACGACGGACATACAGCGTCACTTTTTCCCGGACAAGAAGTATTACAAGAACAAACTAAATGGGTTGACGCCTATTATCTTGAACCTCAAAAAATGCACCGAATTACGCTTACAGCTCCGTTAATAAACAAAGCCGAAAAGATTGTAGTTGTAGCTTTTGGAGAGAAAAAAGCGCATGCTTTAAAAGAAGTAACAACAGGAAATTACAATCCTGAAACTTACCCAATGCAGTTGATAAAACCTGTTTCGGGAGAATTAATATTTCTTGTGGATAAAAGTGCTGCGGGAACAAATTAA
- a CDS encoding SBBP repeat-containing protein translates to MNLKTTFLHRLLLPMLLFIFMPAIHAQTSLQLNWINPLESNALFSVKAKSVKTDAAGNIYLAGNFTGTTDFDPSEGIANLTSAGEEDVFVAKYDFNGKYIYACALGGIEYDNCNALAVDRYGNAYITGSFKDKANFTSKKKIIKKASAGDFDIFIAKYDPDGRLLYANTIGGKERDYGQAIAADDNGNVYVTGYFTGICDFDSGKGITNLSSQDGVHLFFTKYDANGEYVYAKNINGNSSGIANDDKGNVYLTGYYAGTADFDPGKGVAIMKSIYDENIFFAKYDSYGNFVFVKNIGSESSKDESKAIALDRDNNIYLTGFFENEADFDPGIGTAISSAPEPSGMFLAKYNAEGDYIYAKSMSGGRGVIGNAIAVDSTGNAYVTGYFEGTVDFDPSAEIAKLTSPGRTKETTGYEADIFLAKYDIKGNYIYAKSMGGKDYDKGHGIALTTDGRIYLAGTFDSPASFDPLNNANFVKLKKATYGAFLASYSECNINENEIIKTN, encoded by the coding sequence ATGAATTTAAAAACTACATTTTTGCACAGATTACTTTTACCAATGTTGCTTTTTATTTTCATGCCTGCTATTCATGCTCAGACCTCGTTGCAGTTGAATTGGATTAATCCATTAGAATCTAATGCGCTATTTTCTGTTAAAGCTAAAAGCGTAAAAACTGATGCTGCAGGGAATATCTATCTTGCTGGGAACTTTACCGGTACAACCGATTTTGATCCAAGTGAAGGAATAGCCAATTTGACGAGTGCCGGCGAAGAGGATGTTTTTGTAGCAAAATACGATTTCAACGGAAAATATATATACGCCTGTGCTTTAGGCGGAATCGAATATGATAATTGTAACGCACTCGCTGTTGACCGTTATGGGAATGCCTATATTACCGGAAGCTTTAAAGATAAAGCCAATTTTACTTCTAAGAAAAAAATAATAAAAAAGGCTAGTGCGGGTGATTTTGATATTTTTATTGCTAAATATGATCCTGACGGAAGATTACTTTATGCGAATACAATAGGCGGAAAAGAGCGTGATTATGGACAAGCCATTGCTGCGGACGATAATGGAAATGTATATGTCACAGGTTATTTTACGGGAATCTGCGATTTTGACTCTGGAAAAGGAATAACCAATCTCTCCAGTCAAGATGGCGTTCATTTGTTTTTTACCAAATATGATGCAAATGGTGAGTATGTATATGCAAAAAACATAAATGGCAACAGTTCAGGAATTGCCAATGACGATAAAGGCAACGTTTATCTTACCGGATATTATGCAGGTACTGCAGATTTTGATCCAGGAAAGGGAGTTGCAATTATGAAGAGTATTTATGATGAGAATATTTTCTTTGCAAAATATGATTCTTATGGGAATTTCGTTTTTGTAAAAAATATAGGAAGCGAAAGTTCAAAAGATGAAAGTAAAGCTATAGCTCTTGATCGTGACAATAATATCTACCTTACCGGATTTTTTGAAAACGAAGCAGATTTTGATCCGGGAATAGGAACCGCAATTTCATCTGCACCAGAACCAAGCGGAATGTTTCTCGCCAAATATAATGCAGAAGGAGATTATATTTATGCCAAAAGTATGTCTGGAGGAAGAGGAGTAATTGGCAATGCTATTGCTGTAGACAGCACAGGAAACGCATATGTTACAGGCTATTTTGAAGGTACAGTTGATTTTGACCCAAGTGCAGAAATTGCCAAGCTGACAAGTCCGGGGAGAACAAAAGAAACGACAGGTTATGAAGCCGATATTTTTCTGGCGAAATATGATATTAAAGGTAATTATATTTACGCCAAATCTATGGGAGGCAAGGATTATGATAAAGGACATGGTATCGCACTTACAACAGACGGAAGGATATATCTTGCGGGAACATTTGACAGTCCGGCGAGTTTTGATCCGCTAAATAATGCCAATTTTGTCAAATTAAAAAAGGCTACTTATGGCGCTTTTCTAGCTTCTTATAGTGAATGTAATATCAATGAAAATGAGATAATAAAGACCAATTAG